The following proteins are encoded in a genomic region of Candidatus Leptovillus gracilis:
- a CDS encoding GNAT family N-acetyltransferase, with product MAMVITIPAQSRVSRGPRPINPNKDIPQVLELLQIAFGDSLDAEGQRALHGYYVPYMQPAILWRLNPAASRLSHGYVWEEDGRIVGNITLLTTQENGRYLIVNVAVHPDYRRQGIARALMNAVGDRVRQRDGQEILLQVDHNNQPALDLYVDLGYSNLGAMTAWTAAAGRVHALENNSAHDVRELRSREWQQAYRLDCLALPPDLSWPERLPSDAYRLGFWRRLANFANARTTETWTIANNEQQLIGLASIWSEWGRAHQLILRVHPQWARELERPLLGKALRRLPYLPRRNVRIDHPANDTLTGELLRQANFKPQRTLIHMRLGLR from the coding sequence ATGGCTATGGTCATTACCATACCGGCCCAATCGCGGGTCAGCCGTGGGCCACGACCCATCAACCCGAATAAGGATATTCCTCAAGTTCTGGAACTCCTGCAAATTGCCTTTGGCGATTCTTTGGACGCCGAAGGTCAGCGGGCGCTGCATGGGTATTATGTGCCCTATATGCAGCCGGCCATTTTGTGGCGTTTGAACCCGGCGGCCAGCCGCCTGTCGCATGGGTATGTGTGGGAAGAAGACGGCCGTATCGTTGGCAATATCACCCTGCTCACCACCCAGGAAAACGGCCGTTACCTCATCGTCAACGTCGCCGTCCACCCCGATTATCGCCGCCAGGGTATCGCCCGCGCCCTCATGAACGCCGTCGGCGACCGCGTCCGGCAGCGCGACGGGCAAGAAATCTTGCTGCAAGTAGACCACAACAACCAGCCGGCGCTGGACCTTTACGTGGACCTGGGCTACAGCAATCTGGGGGCCATGACCGCCTGGACGGCCGCAGCCGGTCGGGTCCACGCGCTGGAAAACAACAGCGCCCATGATGTGCGCGAACTGCGCAGCCGTGAGTGGCAGCAAGCCTACCGCCTGGATTGCCTGGCGCTGCCCCCCGACCTGAGCTGGCCGGAGCGCCTGCCTTCAGATGCCTATCGTCTCGGTTTTTGGCGGCGGTTAGCCAATTTTGCCAACGCCCGAACAACCGAAACGTGGACGATAGCTAACAACGAGCAGCAGTTGATCGGCCTGGCCAGCATTTGGAGCGAATGGGGACGCGCCCACCAGCTCATCTTGCGCGTTCATCCGCAGTGGGCCAGGGAACTGGAACGGCCGTTGCTCGGCAAAGCGCTGCGCCGCCTGCCCTACCTGCCCCGCCGCAACGTGCGCATAGACCATCCGGCCAACGACACGCTCACTGGTGAACTGCTGCGTCAGGCCAACTTCAAACCACAGCGCACCCTCATCCACATGCGCCTGGGTTTACGCTAA
- a CDS encoding DUF2089 domain-containing protein, whose protein sequence is MNPVIGQCPICHDTLSVTRLHCRTCDTTIEGHFTLGRLYELSAEQLNFVEIFIRCEGKINRVEQELGMSYPAVRARLTEVIEAMGYEVGEPERAPISQATRREVLAEISAGTISADEGLQILRGGV, encoded by the coding sequence ATGAACCCTGTTATCGGCCAATGTCCTATCTGCCACGACACCCTTAGCGTCACCCGGCTGCACTGCCGGACCTGCGACACCACCATCGAAGGACATTTTACTCTGGGCCGGTTGTATGAGCTTTCCGCCGAGCAGCTCAATTTTGTGGAGATTTTTATCCGCTGCGAAGGCAAAATCAACCGCGTCGAACAGGAATTGGGTATGTCTTATCCGGCGGTGCGCGCCCGCCTGACAGAAGTTATCGAAGCCATGGGGTATGAGGTGGGCGAACCGGAACGCGCACCCATTTCCCAGGCTACCCGCCGCGAAGTTCTGGCCGAAATCAGCGCCGGAACCATCAGCGCCGATGAAGGGCTGCAAATTTTGCGCGGCGGCGTTTAA